The Rhinolophus ferrumequinum isolate MPI-CBG mRhiFer1 chromosome 4, mRhiFer1_v1.p, whole genome shotgun sequence genome has a window encoding:
- the KBTBD7 gene encoding kelch repeat and BTB domain-containing protein 7, with protein sequence MQSREDAPRSRRLSSPRGGRRPKRISKPSVSAFFAGPEELKDTAHSAALLAQLKSFYDARLLCDVTIEVVTPGSGPGTGRLFPCNRNVLAAACPYFKSMFTGGMYESQQANVTMHDVDAESFEVLVEYCYTGRVSLSESNVQRLYAASDMLQLEYVREACASFLARRLDLANCTAILKFADAFDHHKLRSQAQSFIAHNFKQLSRMGSIREETLADLTLAQLLAVLRLDSLNIESEQTVCHVAVQWLEAAPKERGPSAAEVFKCVRWTHFTDEDQDYLEALLTKPIVKKYCLDLIEGALQMRYGDILYKSLVPKPECSSSSVVSAAENPPQRLGVCAKEMVIFFGHPRDPFLCYDPYSGDIYTMPSPLTSLAHTKTITSSAVCVSPDHDIYLAAQPRKDLWVYKPAQNSWQQLADRLLCREGMDVAYLNGYIYILGGRDPITGVKLKEVECYSVQRNQWALVAPVPHSFYSFELIVVQNYLYAVNSKRMLCYDPSHNMWLNCASLKRSDFQEACVFNDEIYCICDIPVMKVYNPARGEWRRISNIPLDSETHNYQIVNHGQKLLLITSTTPQWKKNRVTVYEYDTREDLWINIGTMLGLLQFDSGFICLCARVYPSCLEPGQSFITEEDDARSESSTEWDLDGFSELDSESGSSSSFSDDEVWVQVAPQRNAQDPQGSL encoded by the coding sequence ATGCAGTCTCGGGAAGACGCTCCGCGCTCTCGCCGCCTCTCCAGTCCCCGTGGTGGGAGGCGGCCCAAGAGGATTTCCAAGCCCTCAGTTTCGGCTTTTTTCGCGGGCCCTGAGGAGCTGAAGGACACGGCCCATTCTGCAGCCCTGCTGGCACAGCTCAAGTCCTTCTACGACGCGCGGCTGCTGTGTGATGTGACCATCGAGGTGGTGACGCCTGGCAGTGGGCCTGGCACGGGCCGCCTCTTCCCCTGCAACCGTAACGTGCTGGCTGCCGCGTGTCCCTACTTCAAGAGCATGTTCACCGGCGGCATGTACGAGAGCCAGCAGGCAAACGTGACCATGCACGATGTGGATGCCGAGTCCTTCGAGGTGTTGGTCGAATACTGCTACACGGGTCGCGTGTCGCTAAGCGAGTCCAACGTGCAGCGCCTTTATGCAGCCTCGGACATGTTACAGCTCGAGTACGTGCGGGAAGCCTGTGCCTCCTTCCTAGCCCGCCGCCTTGACCTGGCCAACTGCACCGCCATTCTCAAGTTCGCCGACGCCTTCGACCACCACAAGCTGCGCTCACAGGCCCAGTCCTTCATCGCCCACAACTTCAAGCAGCTCAGCCGGATGGGTTCGATTCGGGAGGAGACCCTGGCAGATCTGACTTTGGCCCAGCTGCTGGCCGTGCTGCGCCTGGATAGTTTAAACATCGAGAGTGAGCAAACGGTGTGTCACGTGGCGGTGCAGTGGTTGGAAGCGGCTCCCAAGGAGCGGGGTCCCAGCGCTGCGGAAGTCTTCAAGTGTGTCCGCTGGACACACTTCACTGATGAAGATCAGGATTACCTGGAAGCGCTGCTAACCAAGCCCATTGTGAAGAAGTACTGTCTGGACCTTATTGAAGGGGCCCTGCAGATGCGATATGGTGACATACTGTACAAGTCTCTGGTGCCAAAGCCAGAGTGCAGCAGCAGCTCTGTTGTTTCTGCAGCAGAAAATCCACCCCAGAGGCTGGGTGTGTGTGCCAAGGAGATGGTGATCTTCTTTGGACATCCCAGAGATCCCTTTCTCTGCTATGACCCATACTCAGGGGACATTTACACAATGCCCTCACCTTTGACCAGCTTGGCCCACACTAAGACTATCACCTCCTCAGCTGTCTGCGTCTCTCCAGACCATGACATCTATCTAGCTGCCCAGCCCAGGAAAGACCTCTGGGTGTATAAACCAGCCCAGAACAGTTGGCAGCAACTTGCAGATCGCTTGCTCTGCCGTGAGGGCATGGATGTGGCATACCTTAATGGGTACATTTACATCTTGGGTGGGCGAGACCCTATTACTGGAGTTAAATTGAAGGAAGTGGAATGCTACAGTGTTCAGAGAAACCAGTGGGCACTGGTGGCTCCTGTTCCCCACTCCTTCTATTCCTTCGAATTAATAGTGGTTCAGAACTATCTTTATGCTGTGAACAGTAAACGCATGCTCTGCTATGATCCTAGTCACAATATGTGGTTGAACTGTGCTTCTCTTAAACGTAGTGACTTTCAGGAAGCCTGTGTCTTCAATGATGAGATCTATTGCATCTGTGACATCCCCGTCATGAAGGTCTATAACCCAGCCAGGGGAGAATGGCGGAGGATTAGTAATATTCCCCTGGACTCAGAGACCCACAACTATCAGATTGTCAATCATGGCCAAAAGTTGCTTCTCATCACTTCTACCACcccacaatggaaaaaaaaccgGGTGACTGTGTACGAATATGATACTAGGGAAGACCTATGGATTAATATAGGCACAATGTTAGGTCTTTTGCAGTTTGACTCGGGCTTTATTTGCCTCTGTGCTCGTGTTTATCCTTCTTGCCTTGAACCTGGTCAGAGTTTCATCACTGAGGAAGATGATGCACGGAGTGAGTCTAGTACTGAATGGGACTTAGATGGATTCAGTGAGCTGGACTCTGAGTCAGGAAGTTCAAGTTCTTTTTCTGATGATGAAGTCTGGGTGCAGGTAGCACCTCAGCGAAATGCACAGGATCCGCAGGGCtctttgtaa